In one window of Leptospira sp. WS92.C1 DNA:
- the ligA gene encoding NAD-dependent DNA ligase LigA: protein MAKKKNEAEKSLSAKEAKQEIAKLSNEIRQHQHLYYVKNKAKISDFEFDKLFRRLQDLEELFPQFKDPASPTLVVGSDLDKDFEKFQHKLPVLSLINTYNDEELLDWVNKTDPEGIYSVEWKIDGASIVLYYENGMLQNGVTRGSGGIGDDVTDNIRTIRNIPLRLPEPVTVYLRGEVFMTFKDFEEYNEISSGKYANPRNLSAGSIKQKNSSETAKRPLRIFTYDATFPEESKKFKKHQDILSKLDKLTFPVPPNTVFVTGSKIAKTIKDFKKKKESLGFPTDGLVIKLDDISKRDALGYTSHSPRWARAYKFDAVLKESKIVNITYAVGRTGKITPRAEIEPVSLAGTTVTFATLHNQDYIDELGVGIGAIVRVAKRGEIIPAVEEVVTPGKDVYQIPDRCPSCKTKTIKKENLVDLFCPNPNCPDRVKNGIIFFCQRKQMDIEGLGDKQIEFLYDHDYVRSVADLYDLKNKKETLMEEEGFGEKSVSIILNGIEESKQKDFRFVLPSIGLPEIGHKVTELLIEHGIDSIDQILAIAKDEEKTESLLEIPGIGPSTIIAFKENFSDQRILKLIHHLKKSGLKMKADPVKVADEQPFEGQSWCVTGSFENFQPRDKAMDLIVYYGGRKVSAVSSKTTHLLAGPGAGSKLEKANELGITVYDETQFLDLLRSLGIDFKNSL, encoded by the coding sequence ATGGCAAAGAAGAAAAACGAAGCGGAAAAATCCCTTTCCGCGAAAGAAGCTAAGCAAGAAATAGCCAAGCTTTCAAACGAGATTCGCCAACACCAACATCTGTATTACGTAAAAAACAAAGCGAAAATTTCAGATTTCGAATTCGATAAGCTTTTTCGCAGACTTCAGGATTTAGAGGAATTATTTCCACAGTTCAAGGATCCCGCGAGTCCGACTCTGGTGGTGGGCTCGGATCTGGATAAGGACTTTGAAAAATTCCAACACAAACTCCCCGTTCTTTCTCTCATCAACACTTACAACGACGAAGAACTTTTGGATTGGGTCAACAAAACGGATCCGGAAGGAATTTATTCGGTAGAATGGAAGATCGACGGGGCATCGATCGTGTTATATTATGAAAATGGAATGCTTCAAAACGGAGTCACCCGAGGTTCGGGCGGGATCGGAGACGATGTTACCGATAACATCAGAACGATTCGAAACATTCCTCTTCGATTGCCCGAGCCGGTCACTGTTTATCTCCGCGGCGAGGTTTTTATGACCTTCAAAGACTTTGAAGAATACAACGAGATTTCTTCGGGAAAGTATGCAAATCCGAGAAATTTATCCGCGGGTTCGATCAAACAAAAGAATTCTTCGGAAACCGCAAAACGTCCCCTTCGAATTTTTACTTACGACGCGACCTTTCCGGAAGAATCGAAAAAATTCAAAAAACATCAAGATATTCTTTCTAAACTCGATAAACTTACGTTTCCCGTTCCTCCGAATACCGTTTTTGTAACCGGATCCAAGATTGCAAAAACCATCAAAGATTTTAAAAAGAAAAAAGAATCTCTCGGGTTTCCCACAGACGGACTTGTGATCAAACTCGATGATATCTCCAAAAGGGATGCGCTCGGCTATACGTCTCATTCTCCTCGTTGGGCAAGAGCCTACAAATTTGATGCGGTGTTAAAAGAAAGCAAGATCGTAAATATCACATACGCGGTAGGGCGCACCGGAAAAATTACTCCTCGCGCCGAGATTGAACCTGTAAGTTTGGCGGGAACCACTGTCACGTTTGCGACCTTGCACAATCAGGATTATATCGACGAGCTAGGGGTTGGCATTGGAGCGATTGTTCGAGTCGCCAAACGAGGCGAGATCATTCCCGCAGTCGAGGAGGTGGTTACACCCGGTAAGGATGTCTACCAAATTCCGGATCGTTGTCCTTCTTGTAAAACAAAGACGATCAAAAAAGAGAATTTGGTAGACCTGTTTTGCCCCAACCCGAATTGTCCCGATCGAGTGAAGAATGGAATCATCTTTTTTTGTCAGAGAAAACAGATGGATATCGAAGGACTCGGAGACAAGCAGATCGAATTTTTATACGATCATGATTATGTTCGATCCGTCGCCGATCTATACGATTTAAAAAACAAAAAAGAAACTTTGATGGAAGAAGAAGGTTTTGGAGAAAAGAGTGTTTCCATCATTCTAAACGGGATCGAAGAATCCAAACAAAAGGATTTTCGTTTTGTTTTACCTTCGATCGGACTTCCTGAAATCGGCCATAAAGTTACGGAGCTTCTGATCGAACACGGAATCGATTCTATAGATCAGATTCTTGCCATCGCAAAGGACGAGGAAAAGACAGAATCATTATTGGAAATTCCGGGTATCGGTCCTTCCACAATCATAGCATTTAAAGAAAACTTTTCGGATCAACGAATTCTAAAACTCATCCATCATTTGAAAAAATCCGGTTTGAAGATGAAAGCAGATCCCGTCAAGGTTGCGGATGAGCAGCCGTTTGAGGGTCAGTCATGGTGTGTTACCGGTTCTTTTGAAAACTTTCAACCTCGAGATAAGGCTATGGATTTGATCGTATATTACGGTGGAAGAAAGGTAAGCGCGGTAAGTTCTAAAACGACACATTTGCTGGCGGGCCCGGGAGCCGGTTCTAAATTAGAAAAAGCGAATGAATTGGGAATCACAGTTTATGATGAAACGCAATTTTTAGATTTGCTCAGATCCTTAGGGATCGATTTTAAAAATTCTCTCTGA
- a CDS encoding long-chain fatty acid--CoA ligase yields the protein MNTEFRYLYDLLEFTVKRFPEKETFCKRTDYEIKGRTFSTVKNQVDEMTAGLIAEGITNEDKILYLCDASTNWFVADLSIISSGAVCVPRGTDVVDDDILYIVNHSESRYAIVQKDRDKQRLIQLASKIPEIEKIFVLEDDKGELKSGSDGALTLMQSGREYLKKQPDAIRKRLNEKSPDELATLIYTSGTTGAPKGVMLNQTGWISAVDKVVRFTGLTSEDSGVSLLPPWHAFERAIEYCTVGLGAAFLVSNITSLKEDLRDFRPTLFPSVPRIWESLYNGIMTKVSKESSIKKSLFYFFLEIGMIWAHNKSIVLGYDFQIEKPFFLTQTTRKLIAFVKLILLSPLKLCAIAIFSSVHKALGGRLRVSVSAGSALPSVVDKFLSAIGLIVLEGYGMTETSAVTSVRKPERPSPGTVGIPVEGYEYRLKDEAGNSIPKGSFQKGTLWLKSKQILMGYYKRPELNKVVFDKDGFFDTGDIMRVSYRGELSFAGRAKDTIVLAGGENVEPVPIEDQLLNSPYINQVMVTGHESKHLVVLIVPDFDRMRAQFDGLPGDTKEWNRNQKIREVFKNEIASRISRKKGYKAFELVPQNAFYIVPRPFDLDKEMTRTLKIKRNEILDNFKEEIMELMK from the coding sequence TTGAATACTGAATTTCGATATTTATACGACCTATTGGAATTTACCGTTAAACGTTTTCCCGAAAAGGAAACTTTTTGTAAACGAACCGATTATGAAATCAAAGGACGAACTTTTTCAACCGTAAAAAATCAGGTTGATGAAATGACTGCAGGGTTGATTGCGGAAGGAATTACAAATGAAGATAAGATTCTTTATCTTTGTGATGCGAGCACGAATTGGTTTGTGGCGGATTTATCCATCATCAGTTCGGGTGCTGTTTGTGTTCCCCGAGGAACCGATGTTGTGGATGACGATATTCTTTATATTGTCAATCACTCCGAAAGCCGTTATGCGATCGTTCAAAAAGATAGAGACAAACAAAGACTGATACAGCTTGCATCAAAAATTCCAGAGATTGAAAAAATATTCGTATTGGAAGACGACAAAGGAGAATTAAAATCCGGTTCGGACGGCGCTCTTACTTTGATGCAATCCGGAAGAGAATATCTTAAAAAACAACCGGATGCAATTCGTAAACGATTGAATGAAAAATCCCCCGACGAACTTGCAACTCTGATTTATACCTCAGGCACAACGGGCGCCCCAAAAGGTGTGATGCTCAACCAAACCGGATGGATTTCCGCAGTAGATAAAGTGGTCCGTTTCACTGGGCTTACATCGGAAGATTCGGGTGTGAGTTTACTGCCGCCTTGGCATGCGTTTGAACGTGCGATCGAATATTGTACCGTAGGACTCGGAGCCGCATTCTTAGTTTCTAATATTACTTCTCTCAAAGAAGATTTGAGAGATTTTAGACCGACTTTATTTCCTTCCGTTCCCAGAATCTGGGAATCTCTTTATAACGGAATTATGACCAAGGTATCCAAAGAGTCCTCGATCAAAAAAAGTCTCTTTTATTTCTTTTTAGAGATAGGAATGATTTGGGCGCATAATAAATCCATTGTACTAGGTTATGATTTTCAAATTGAAAAACCGTTCTTTCTGACACAAACAACGAGAAAGTTGATCGCATTCGTTAAATTGATTCTTTTGTCGCCTCTCAAGTTATGCGCCATTGCTATCTTTTCTTCGGTTCACAAAGCGTTGGGAGGTCGTCTTCGAGTCTCTGTGTCGGCGGGAAGCGCTCTTCCAAGCGTAGTCGATAAATTCTTATCCGCGATCGGATTGATCGTTTTGGAGGGATATGGAATGACGGAAACTTCTGCCGTTACTTCCGTTCGAAAGCCCGAACGACCTTCTCCTGGTACTGTCGGGATTCCTGTGGAGGGATACGAGTATCGATTGAAAGACGAAGCCGGAAATTCGATTCCAAAAGGAAGTTTTCAAAAAGGAACTCTTTGGCTGAAATCAAAACAGATTCTTATGGGATATTACAAACGTCCGGAACTCAATAAAGTTGTCTTTGATAAAGACGGTTTTTTTGATACCGGAGATATCATGCGAGTCAGCTACCGAGGAGAGCTTTCTTTTGCGGGAAGAGCAAAAGATACGATCGTACTCGCGGGAGGTGAGAATGTGGAACCGGTTCCAATCGAAGATCAGCTTCTCAATTCACCTTATATCAATCAGGTAATGGTTACCGGACACGAAAGCAAACATCTTGTTGTTTTAATTGTTCCGGATTTTGATCGAATGAGGGCGCAGTTTGACGGACTTCCGGGGGATACGAAAGAATGGAATCGAAATCAAAAGATTCGAGAGGTTTTTAAAAATGAAATCGCATCCAGAATTTCACGAAAAAAAGGATATAAAGCTTTTGAGCTGGTACCGCAGAACGCTTTTTATATAGTTCCCCGTCCTTTTGACTTGGACAAAGAAATGACCAGAACATTGAAGATAAAGCGAAATGAAATATTAGATAATTTTAAAGAAGAAATCATGGAGTTAATGAAATAG
- a CDS encoding acyl-CoA dehydrogenase family protein, translated as MLFLNPYLESEDRDFYITVKEFAKEKAFPTVEQRDEDCIWDSELWKEMGSMGLLGIPLPEQYGGQGGTCFQCCLAQEAFNAGSLDSGFGLSWGAHMIIGTLPILFQGTDAQKNKYLPKLASGEWIAGLGLTEPDSGSDAADMRTFAEKTQGGFILNGSKMYITNGPIGQVFIIMARTTKSRGPMGVSAFIVESHRKGFRVSKVLKKLGHNTSTTAELSFEDMFVPDENLLGPLNSGFLRIGKATLEWERTVLIAALMGGMENAVESCLQYAWNRHQFGKPILSFFAIKEKIARTWVYLCAARRLIYFVARKKDSEPKVSLPMESSIVKLYASEVSEEIASDAVQIFGGMGYMREVPVSRLFRDVKLGTIGGGTSEVQRSIISASYGGFDKFKNIIESSVSEEIRNETDKKTKETPVTELVSSLEKLIQAVGEHPGRKKRQSTEFGFADLLTLTTILKLSVWDLIENSNHYKTEDKERDIHILAYYLTARYIRGIVYLKDLDADGVSRFLRAFGNLSVPEKEIENCIEFLKEGILGATVSA; from the coding sequence ATGTTATTTTTAAATCCATATTTGGAAAGCGAGGATAGAGACTTTTATATTACGGTTAAGGAATTTGCCAAAGAAAAAGCTTTTCCAACCGTGGAACAAAGAGACGAGGATTGTATTTGGGATAGCGAACTCTGGAAAGAAATGGGCTCCATGGGACTTTTGGGAATTCCACTACCCGAGCAATACGGAGGACAAGGAGGAACTTGTTTTCAGTGTTGTCTCGCACAAGAGGCGTTTAACGCGGGTTCGCTGGATTCCGGATTCGGACTTTCTTGGGGAGCCCACATGATCATAGGAACTCTTCCGATTTTATTTCAAGGAACGGACGCGCAAAAGAATAAATATCTTCCGAAACTCGCATCGGGAGAGTGGATCGCCGGTCTTGGGTTGACCGAGCCCGATTCGGGATCCGACGCGGCCGATATGCGAACTTTCGCCGAAAAAACGCAAGGCGGTTTTATCTTAAACGGAAGTAAGATGTATATTACAAATGGTCCGATTGGCCAGGTGTTTATCATAATGGCAAGAACCACAAAGTCTCGAGGACCGATGGGTGTTTCCGCTTTTATCGTAGAATCTCATAGGAAAGGCTTTCGAGTATCGAAGGTTCTTAAAAAACTCGGACACAATACTTCTACAACCGCGGAACTTTCGTTTGAGGATATGTTTGTTCCCGATGAAAATTTATTGGGACCGCTCAATTCGGGTTTTTTAAGAATCGGAAAAGCGACCTTAGAATGGGAAAGAACCGTGTTAATCGCCGCTTTGATGGGAGGAATGGAGAATGCGGTGGAGAGCTGTCTTCAATATGCCTGGAATCGACATCAATTCGGAAAGCCAATCTTATCCTTTTTTGCAATAAAAGAAAAGATTGCGAGAACCTGGGTCTATCTGTGCGCAGCACGAAGGTTGATTTATTTCGTAGCACGTAAAAAAGATTCGGAACCGAAGGTGAGTCTTCCTATGGAAAGCTCCATCGTAAAACTCTACGCTTCCGAAGTATCTGAAGAGATCGCCTCTGACGCGGTGCAGATTTTTGGCGGGATGGGTTATATGCGGGAAGTTCCGGTGAGCAGACTTTTCAGAGATGTAAAGTTAGGCACCATTGGAGGAGGGACTTCCGAAGTGCAAAGAAGTATCATTTCCGCGAGTTACGGCGGTTTTGATAAATTTAAGAATATCATTGAAAGTTCGGTTTCCGAAGAAATAAGAAACGAGACGGACAAAAAAACAAAAGAGACCCCCGTTACCGAATTGGTTTCCAGTCTGGAAAAACTGATTCAGGCCGTGGGAGAACACCCGGGAAGAAAAAAAAGACAATCCACCGAATTCGGTTTTGCGGATCTTCTTACCTTAACCACGATTTTAAAACTGAGCGTTTGGGATCTCATCGAAAACAGCAATCACTACAAAACTGAGGACAAAGAAAGAGATATTCATATTCTTGCATATTATTTAACGGCTCGTTATATACGCGGGATCGTTTATCTCAAAGATTTGGATGCCGACGGAGTCTCTCGATTTTTGCGGGCATTCGGAAATTTATCGGTGCCTGAAAAAGAAATCGAGAATTGTATCGAATTTCTAAAAGAAGGAATTCTCGGAGCAACTGTTTCCGCTTAA
- a CDS encoding MaoC family dehydratase: MYQKGKSYKEIEIGDKASFSKTITETDIYLFAGISGDFNPLHVDEEYAKTTAFGTRIAHGGLAASLLAPVLGMKLPGLGTVALETMTKFRKPVFPGDTITCTVEVKAKIERIQMVEMKILWTNQKGETIGKGNCKVLPPGSNP, translated from the coding sequence ATGTATCAAAAAGGGAAATCCTACAAAGAAATTGAGATCGGAGACAAGGCTAGTTTTTCTAAAACGATCACAGAAACGGATATTTATCTTTTTGCGGGGATCAGCGGAGACTTCAACCCTCTTCATGTGGATGAAGAATATGCAAAAACCACGGCTTTTGGAACACGGATCGCGCATGGAGGACTGGCTGCTTCTCTTTTAGCTCCCGTTTTAGGAATGAAACTTCCCGGACTCGGAACCGTGGCTTTGGAAACAATGACCAAGTTTAGAAAACCGGTATTTCCGGGAGATACGATCACATGTACAGTTGAGGTAAAGGCAAAGATCGAGAGGATACAAATGGTAGAAATGAAAATTCTCTGGACCAATCAAAAAGGAGAAACGATCGGAAAGGGAAACTGTAAAGTTCTTCCTCCGGGATCAAATCCCTGA
- a CDS encoding thiolase family protein gives MNPVLLGVSDSIASDFPEEYKEWPGEKKVLEHYKKSIHDLLQFLGMKPETLQETITDFVSIEPASLGKSGYGHSVRIANELGYTGFRSHLIDLGGASVTGAIGQARIILRSDPEAVVLVAAADIPKSAFKQVSDMKRLNETVCHPIFELNYGATLIAMYGLLMKRTMFEDGITQNDLEEITKKFRSNAITNPRAHVYQQEITEKQLRRTIADPYPAPMIAIVTDHGFATLLMSEKKAKKLKSQGKLRKDLNPMYLIGAGHAAHAEYFMLKGDFATPAGSAGEIAFASAGIEREEIDYAWIYDCFTGMLILQSSEYFGISKKNAANSLKRGELEFKNGKKIKINEMGGILNYQAAMSISAATGLIDLATHYGLYSKNVPNIEINRPAKSLLGGNGGVDSINSVAIFSSTPSKTKSRVPQSKKLFLNQNGAKENETGLVYSSTTVNMNPGSFTKAPYSLALVKMGSGRYVMVNVFDFQGELLKTDQSLQIDRSKLKIVNENGFLKGILS, from the coding sequence ATGAATCCTGTTTTACTTGGCGTTAGCGATTCGATCGCGTCCGATTTTCCGGAAGAATATAAAGAGTGGCCCGGAGAAAAGAAGGTTTTAGAGCATTATAAAAAATCAATTCACGATCTTCTCCAATTTTTGGGAATGAAACCGGAAACTCTTCAGGAAACGATTACGGATTTTGTCAGCATCGAACCTGCTTCTTTAGGAAAGTCCGGCTATGGGCACAGTGTTCGGATCGCAAATGAACTGGGTTATACCGGATTTCGTTCTCATTTGATCGATCTGGGCGGTGCGAGTGTGACCGGAGCGATCGGACAAGCAAGAATCATTCTACGATCCGATCCGGAGGCTGTTGTTTTGGTTGCTGCGGCCGACATTCCTAAATCCGCATTCAAACAGGTTTCCGATATGAAACGTCTCAACGAGACGGTATGTCATCCGATTTTTGAACTCAACTACGGGGCTACGTTGATCGCTATGTACGGTCTTTTGATGAAACGAACGATGTTTGAAGATGGAATCACTCAAAACGATTTGGAAGAGATCACAAAAAAATTCAGATCCAACGCGATTACCAATCCACGGGCTCATGTATATCAACAAGAGATCACTGAAAAACAACTTCGAAGAACGATCGCGGATCCTTATCCGGCACCTATGATCGCGATCGTTACCGATCACGGTTTTGCGACTCTTCTGATGTCCGAAAAAAAAGCGAAGAAGCTAAAATCACAGGGAAAATTGAGAAAGGATTTGAATCCGATGTATCTGATCGGAGCCGGTCACGCAGCACATGCGGAATACTTTATGCTTAAGGGAGATTTTGCAACACCGGCAGGAAGCGCAGGTGAGATCGCGTTTGCTTCCGCGGGAATCGAAAGGGAAGAAATCGATTACGCATGGATCTACGATTGTTTTACGGGAATGCTGATTCTTCAATCGTCCGAGTATTTTGGAATTTCCAAAAAGAATGCGGCCAACAGTTTGAAAAGAGGAGAGCTGGAATTCAAAAACGGAAAAAAGATTAAGATCAACGAGATGGGTGGAATTTTGAATTATCAGGCGGCAATGTCGATTTCTGCCGCAACCGGGCTGATCGATCTTGCGACTCATTATGGATTGTATTCTAAAAACGTTCCGAATATCGAAATCAATCGTCCCGCAAAGTCTTTGTTGGGGGGAAACGGAGGAGTGGACAGTATCAACTCGGTCGCAATTTTTTCTTCCACGCCTTCCAAAACAAAATCAAGAGTGCCTCAGTCAAAAAAACTTTTTCTCAATCAAAACGGAGCCAAGGAAAACGAAACCGGCCTTGTTTATTCTTCCACCACCGTAAATATGAATCCGGGATCTTTTACAAAAGCCCCTTATTCTTTAGCATTGGTAAAAATGGGGAGCGGAAGATACGTCATGGTAAACGTTTTTGATTTTCAGGGAGAGCTTTTGAAAACCGACCAATCACTGCAAATCGATCGTTCGAAATTAAAAATTGTGAATGAAAACGGTTTTTTGAAAGGAATTTTATCTTGA
- a CDS encoding suppressor of fused domain protein, producing the protein MSHFTEPKVIYQEANPYGTFTAYLEDDGRTVYLYLQGEQNPEFGIKSVWVCNRIAAPERRNQEDLASGFAPILNQLEVSDSKPHPPLDEKELYFIWTEEGDGVALFYKETLYAFLPPWSGIKGFHGYSLYAKVDAITAYPLGNSEFGIIPDRVQRSRDFWEARSQKGAWKEIQEKRLHFLESKFGEHDKYWSADGGKYPQLGIVRFKAEKYPGILIYSTIGMSAQNMPSVELFHKDYEDFARLELVLAVKIGSEGLERSESWVPHLIGELIRFPWNMAKWFGHGHTISMSRKDPEALYLNFTSILFRDLESFPSFTPDLTGLIGENGKKIRFLAMLPVSEEEKEYAQKDGIQSFNQTWDEKGYPWYHDSERHTLV; encoded by the coding sequence ATGAGTCATTTTACCGAGCCAAAAGTAATCTATCAAGAAGCCAATCCATACGGTACTTTTACCGCGTATTTAGAGGACGATGGAAGGACGGTTTATCTTTATCTTCAGGGAGAACAGAATCCCGAATTCGGGATCAAATCCGTATGGGTTTGTAATCGGATTGCTGCTCCGGAAAGAAGAAATCAGGAAGATCTTGCCAGTGGTTTTGCGCCGATTCTCAATCAATTGGAAGTGAGCGATTCGAAACCGCATCCGCCGTTGGATGAAAAGGAACTCTATTTTATCTGGACGGAAGAAGGGGATGGAGTCGCTCTTTTTTACAAAGAAACGTTGTATGCATTCCTTCCTCCTTGGTCGGGTATCAAAGGATTTCACGGATATTCGTTGTATGCAAAGGTGGATGCGATCACTGCGTATCCGTTGGGAAATTCAGAATTTGGGATTATTCCGGATCGAGTGCAGCGTTCCCGCGATTTTTGGGAAGCTCGTTCCCAAAAAGGAGCCTGGAAGGAGATTCAAGAAAAACGTCTTCATTTTTTAGAATCCAAGTTTGGAGAACACGATAAGTATTGGTCCGCAGACGGTGGAAAGTATCCGCAACTCGGAATCGTTCGTTTTAAAGCGGAAAAATATCCGGGCATTCTTATTTACAGCACGATTGGAATGAGCGCGCAGAATATGCCTTCTGTGGAGCTTTTTCACAAGGATTACGAAGATTTTGCAAGGCTTGAGCTCGTTCTCGCTGTAAAAATCGGCTCCGAAGGTTTGGAACGATCCGAGTCTTGGGTTCCTCATCTTATCGGAGAATTGATCCGATTTCCTTGGAATATGGCGAAATGGTTCGGTCATGGACATACGATTTCAATGTCGCGCAAAGATCCGGAAGCCCTGTATTTGAATTTTACTTCTATCCTATTTAGAGATCTGGAAAGTTTTCCGTCCTTTACGCCCGATTTAACGGGATTGATTGGTGAAAACGGAAAGAAGATTCGATTTTTGGCCATGCTACCGGTATCCGAAGAAGAAAAAGAATACGCTCAGAAAGACGGGATTCAATCTTTCAATCAAACTTGGGATGAGAAAGGATATCCCTGGTATCATGACTCGGAGAGACATACACTTGTCTAA